In a genomic window of Babylonia areolata isolate BAREFJ2019XMU chromosome 3, ASM4173473v1, whole genome shotgun sequence:
- the LOC143279864 gene encoding uncharacterized protein LOC143279864 isoform X1, with product MATRVTFVSGTAEVKRREKKDAVEEPMMVASQGHMAGDRGNPYHTLQLDRHGRPVVEETMIVASSSSVTGDRGNPYYSRSPDDRTQGGIESVTPAQPVSYVDGNCTCCPYGYHIDLDFLNFCQDVSDGSTLSNLKRIQRAKRKLRKSMEVMLHQQHQQHGDSATATLASTPPPDVVNSTEASRLINMVQYEQTATHQVLRNIDSSVNATLSTMDHGGRGPQRTPRYTSSDSEDGYSYGPVSPLSPSSYPQSPPYHTLPTPSSRQNTAPPPRRSHHHHYHPSNGDESSHFATSLSTSGRTDSMSSLSSVSTVSSEQVTAQYTAHASGMLSAPPHERATAEIRVRPEPRYEQRHVTSASAMTVEKLAATMATHFPQSDRLDGGESPSSPISPTTTIGKASLAAIREAMAVSLQRMRELEEQVKAIPILQVRISVLKEEKRLLALQLKAKSTGASVRSVGVGDDSVYSPLTISTTAFSYPTASSPFAPLAASPRSPAARVRTVGVGEHSVVEPYLLQPDLPTGFTITDNLVQTEFQSRETMMMERGVFERRLPSLTVSTDQLHTATQQMEARSPLQTHFTINQIQRSSPRPLTRSIGVGEGNVLDSSLQIHEKELRTVIIGGNGGMTGKRNVGVEVRVPTRSVGVSYSCDDARPATRTVGVNVNYDVSNILTTLDFKGESELRMALRGVLQKNVHSVGIQCSSLAQVMHTGVQHEAFNVVSVGCGGEDCRVDVDIRQPVTQRSVGMMAKPETSNRVACTEKDWVLDRGTNTLKVETYNKGSSTETRRTGTTATNTDTVDLRELAIQTDGQEFQKLQMIKTIGVNTTPTPTNNRSSNTLSPVTMTRGVNTKAAELITENFDIDISFNDKAINTPKQFQDTGVNTHPREQQLSFTKVESVDVAGEEVVLSPQRPLTMQEHIIQRGANQASAFIGSTSSSGSLSPTSPRRLPVNESVTRTMRETVYPSPGAIHQTWTSDSSSQQSDLFQFEGGQVSESAGVEGSGGYSRSTVTRTITTTNTGTRGVGDLESGSSSRSGGSYRSTITRTISGTDEGDRIITSDNGGQSGNVVSTFTTSERNAGGGFSSSLGGGEGMQRSTYTKTFISTAGFGAGASSTEGGSQGNSITKTISGGDTLSGLGSESERSDMVQGSTVTRTITTSGYTRRGVGSDDLDTAIDAGDGRRQESKVMETYSTGDSGDLFSSIGGRKRTGITTKKIVIQRTGASSRGHSNLSSGSSSSFTSKTIPSGGTSYLERFGFAKTSNLSAGSNLQTQIVTDQSAVAGSGQSESVSGMSSEAGSVQTQVSGSSFSSQGTEGGSYGTEVEVVQGTAVLQSSGSEPSLQGGQVTLVGGMSVEQGGSQKVAVSSGSLQDMSSGVQSMVTESVVVKRSSSGSKLSKNRHSDGARLSRELGLDVQGAFSGRRVGSVEDFMPDDMRRLMNIEVTGSKSKSRSGGNRSDLLMTKTVKTVTTKRTAQDGKSVMSVTKTITNPDGTVTTVSNMEEGQEQGEGKSLGHLSSAHMDLSKLVSGDTADSQGSQTVVEERSEGRDMKDSGCFDFSMSESKSLEGVDMSAMGSLERKQLKSIMKRSKSDTAASKKGISFAESVVGGTGTSSEEEGTESDDESTTSYDEGSYDGREGDITYQCRDDEAIAQGLPGAKMYDQNIRETSLEVLRQSQGRYELSEEMRKACKVLADYLVDSTTIQTKQLNANLSVVQEEWFRVSSHKLSSDHQVEDYLSSINEISHRLLDYIVNLVDNNGNAAIHYCVSHCNFDIVALLLDTEVCDVRRPNKAGYTPAMLASLAQVQNDDHRHIILRLFAASDINARAEQTGQTALMLATSQCRTDMVQLLLDAGADCNIQDFDGSTALMCACEHGHSTIVQLLLAHSNCDANIADNENSTALSIAMEAGHKDIGVILYKHLNFSKTASPELRSLAAQRMPSSLTLPLEIVIPETEV from the exons ATGGCTACCAGGGTCACCTTCGTCTCTGGGACAGCAGAGGtcaagaggagggagaagaaag ATGCGGTGGAAGAGCCAATGATGGTGGCGTCACAGGGTCACATGGCAGGCGACAGAGGGAACCCCTATCACACCCTTCAGCTGGACCGCCATGGCAGACCTGTCG TGGAGGAGACAATGATTGTGGCCTCAAGCAGCAGTGTGACAGGGGATAGGGGTAACCCTTATTACTCCAGATCCCCAG aTGATAGAACCCAAGGTGGCATAGAGTCAGTGACCCCCGCCCAGCCAGTGAGCTACGTGGATGGCAACTGCACCTGCTGTCCCTATGGATACCACATTGACCTGGACTTCCTCAACTTCTGCCAGGACGTGTCGGACGGCAGCACGCTGAGCAACCTGAAGCGCATCCAGCGTGCCAAACGCAAGCTGCGCAAGTCGATGGAGGTGATGCtgcaccagcagcaccagcagcacggAGACTCGGCCACGGCCACCTTGGCCTCCACACCCCCGCCTGACGTTGTCAACTCCACCGAGGCCTCACGCCTCATCAACATGGTCCAGTACGAGCAGACGGCCACACACCAGGTGCTGCGCAACATCGACTCCTCTGTCAACGCCACACTGTCCACCATGGACCATGGGGGCAGAGGGCCACAGCGCACACCTCGCTACACCAGCTCTGACAGCGAAGATGGCTACAGCTACGGTCCGGTCAGTCCCTTGTCGCCGTCATCCTACCCACAGTCCCCACCTTACCACACGCTGcccactccctcctcccgccAAAACACCGCTCCCCCACCTCGCCGCtcgcaccatcatcattatcatcccagCAACGGGGACGAGTCTTCCCATTTTGCCACCTCCCTGTCCACATCTGGAAGGACAGACTCAATGTCATCGCTGTCATCAGTGTCCACAGTGTCCAGTGAGCAGGTGACGGCTCAGTACACGGCCCATGCTAGCGGCATGCTGAGCGCCCCACCCCATGAGAGAGCCACCGCAGAGATCCGGGTCCGCCCGGAACCACGCTATGAACAGCGCCACGTCACCAGCGCCAGCGCCATGACGGTGGAGAAACTGGCTGCCACCATGGCGACTCACTTCCCTCAGTCTGACCGACTGGACGGCGGGgagtctccctcctcccccatctcccccacaaccaccatcgGCAAGGCGTCGCTTGCAGCCATCAGAGAGGCCATGGCCGTGTCACTGCAGCGGATGCGTGAGCTGGAGGAGCAGGTGAAGGCAATCCCCATTcttcaggttcgaatctcggtgctgAAGGAAGAGAAGCGGCTGCTGGCCCTGCAGCTGAAGGCCAAGTCCACCGGTGCCAGCGTGCGTAGCGTCGGTGTTGGGGACGACTCTGTGTACTCCCCACTCACCATCTCCACCACGGCCTTCTCCTATCCCACCGCCTCCTCTCCCTTCGCCCCTCTGGCTGCTTCCCCCCGATCCCCCGCTGCTCGGGTcaggacggtgggggtgggggagcacagTGTGGTGGAGCCCTACCTTCTGCAGCCTGACCTGCCCACTGGCTTCACCATCACTGACAACCTg gTGCAGACAGAGTTCCAGAGCCgggagacgatgatgatggagaggGGTGTGTTTGAGCGACGCCTGCCCAGCCTGACGGTGTCCACAGACCAGCTGCACACAGCCACCCAGCAGATGGAGGCCCGCAGCCCTCTCCAGACCCACTTCACCATCAACCAGATCCAGCGCTCCTCTCCCCGACCTTTGACCCGAAGTATCGGCGTCGGCGAGGGCAACGTGCTGGACAGCTCCCTGCAGATCCATGAGAAAGAGCTGCGCACTGTCATCATTGGCGGCAATGGCGGGATGACAGGCAAGCGAAATGTTGGGGTGGAGGTTCGGGTCCCCACTCGAAGCGTGGGGGTGTCCTACTCCTGCGATGATGCCCGCCCAGCAACAAGaacagtgggtgtgaatgtgaACTACGACGTGAGCAACATCCTGACCACGCTGGACTTCAAGGGAGAGTCTGAGCTTCGCATGGCACTGAGGGGCGTGCTTCAGAAGAACGTGCACAGCGTGGGGATCCAGTGCAGCTCCCTGGCCCAGGTCATGCACACTGGCGTCCAGCATGAGGCCTTCAACGTGGTGTCAGTGGGCTGTGGCGGAGAGGACTGCCGGGTGGATGTGGACATCCGACAGCCCGTGACGCAGCGCTCGGTGGGCATGATGGCCAAGCCGGAGACGTCAAACCGGGTGGCATGCACAGAGAAGGACTGGGTGCTGGATCGGGGGACGAACACGCTGAAGGTGGAGACCTACAACAAGGGCAGCAGCACGGAGACCAGGCGCACTGggaccaccgccaccaacactgacactgtgGACCTCAGGGAGCTGGCCATACAG ACGGACGGCCAAGAGTTCCAGAAGCTGCAGATGATCAAAACGATTGGcgtcaacaccacccccacccccaccaacaaccgCTCCTCAAACACCCTCAGCCCTGTCACCATGACGCGTGGAGTCAACACCAAGGCGGCTGAGCTGATAACGGAGAACTTTGACATCGACATCTCCTTCAACGACAAGGCCATCAATACCCCCAAGCAGTTCCAGGACACGGGCGTCAACACCCACCCCCGTGAGCAGCAGCTGTCATTCACCAAGGTGGAGAGTGTGGATGTGGCTGGGGAGGAGGTGGTTCTGTCCCCGCAGAGACCCCTCACCATGCAGGAGCACATCATCCAGAGGGGAGCCAATCAGGCATCGGCTTTCATTGGCAGCACGTCCTCCTCTGGCAGTCTCAGCCCCACCAGCCCCCGCCGACTGCCGGTGAATGAGTCAGTGACCAGAACGATGAGAGAAACGGTGTACCCGTCGCCTGGCGCCATCCATCAAACATGGACCAGTGACAGCTCCTCCCAGCAGTCAGACCTGTTCCAGTTTGAGGGTGGACAGGTGTCAGAAAGTGCAGGTGTTGAGGGCAGTGGGGGCTACAGCAGGAGCACTGTCACCAGAACCATTACCACAACCAACACTGGCACCAGAGGTGTTGGAGACCTGGagtctggcagcagcagcaggagtggtGGCAGTTACAGAAGCACAATCACCAGAACGATCTCCGGCACTGATGAAGGGGACAGAATCATCACCAGTGACAATGGCGGCCAGAGCGGCAATGTTGTCAGCACTTTCACCACCAGTGAAAGAAATGCTGGTGGAGGATTCAGCAGCAGCTTGGGAGGCGGCGAGGGAATGCAGAGAAGTACCTACACCAAGACCTTCATCAGCACGGCAGGGTTTGGAGCTGGGGCGAGCAGCACAGAGGGAGGCAGCCAAGGAAACAGCATCACCAAGACCATCAGTGGGGGAGACACACTCAGTGGTCTGGGCAGTGAGTCTGAGCGAAGCGACATGGTACAGGGCAGCACAGTGACCAGAACCATCACCACCAGTGGTTACACAAGGAGAGGCGTCGGCAGTGATGATCTGGATACAGCCATTGACGCGGGAGATGGAAGAAGGCAGGAAAGTAAAGTGATGGAAACCTACAGCACTGGTGACTCTGGGGACCTGTTCAGCAGCATTGGTGGAAGAAAGAGAACTGGCATTACCACCAAAAAAATCGTCATACAGAGGACAGGAGCCAGTAGCAGGGGTCACAGTAACCTGTCTTCAGGATCTTCATCCAGCTTCACAAGTAAAACAATTCCATCTGGTGGGACCAGCTACCTGGAGAGGTTTGGCTTTGCAAAGACCTCCAACCTGTCTGCTGGATCCAATCTCCAGACTCAGATTGTCACCGACCAGTCTGCTGTGGCAGGGAGTGGTCAGAGTGAAAGTGTCTCTGGCATGTCTTCTGAAGCAGGGAGTGTTCAGACTCAGGTTTCaggctcctccttctcctcccaggGAACAGAGGGAGGCAGCTATGGTACTGAGGTGGAAGTGGTGCAGGGCACAGCGGTCCTGCAGTCCTCAGGGTCTGAACCCTCACTGCAGGGTGGACAGGTGACGTTGGTTGGGGGGATGTCTGTGGAGCAGGGTGGCTCCCAGAAGGTGGCTGTCTCCTCGGGCAGTCTGCAGGACATGTCCTCAGGGGTGCAGAGCATGGTGACGGAATCCGTGGTGGTCAAACGGTCCTCCTCTGGCAGCAAGCTGTCCAAGAACCGGCACAGTGATGGAGCACGCTTGTCCAGAGAGCTAGGGCTGGACGTGCAAGGGGCGTTTTCCGGGCGTCGTGTCGGGTCCGTGGAGGATTTCATGCCTGACGACATGCGACGCCTCATGAACATCGAGGTGACGGGGTCAAAGAGCAAGTCACGGTCAGGCGGGAACAGGTCAGACTTACTCATGACCAAAACGGTCAAGACGGTGACCACCAAACGGACGGCACAAGATGGCAAGAGTGTGATGTCGGTCACCAAAACCATCACCAATCCAGATGGGACGGTGACAACCGTCAGCAACATGGAGGAAGGCCAGGAGCAGGGTGAAGGGAAGTCCCTGGGACATCTGAGTTCAGCCCACATGGACCTGTCCAAGCTGGTCAGTGGAGACACAGCAGACTCCCAAGGCTCACAGACTGTTGTGGAGGAGCGGTCGGAAGGCAGGGACATGAAGGACTCTGGGTGCTTTGACTTCTCCATGTCAGAGTCCAAGAGCCTGGAGGGGGTGGACATGTCAGCCATGGGGTCCCTGGAGAGGAAGCAGCTCAAGTCTATCATGAAGAGGTCCAAGTCAGACACTGCCGCCAGCAAGAAAGGCATCAGCTTTGCTGAAAGTGTCGTTGGAGG AACTGGGACCAGTTCAGAAGAAGAAGGTACAGAGTCTGACGATGAATCCACCACGAGTTACGATGAAGGTTCCTATgatggcagagagggggacattACCTACCAGTGTCGTGATGATGAAGCAATTGCCCAGGGTTTACCTGGGGCCAAGATGTACGACCAGAACATTCGTGAAAC TTCCCTTGAAGTCCTTCGTCAGTCACAGGGAAG GTATGAGCTGAGTGAAGAGATGAGGAAGGCTTGTAAAGTTCTGGCCGACTACCTTGTGGACTCCACCACCATCCAGACCAAACAGCTG AATGCCAACCTGTCAGTGGTGCAAGAGGAGTGGTTCCGGGTGTCCAGCCACAAGCTGTCCAGTGACCACCAGGTGGAAGACTACCTGTCCTCCATCAATGAGATTTCTCACCGCCTCCTTGACTACATCGTTAACCTGGTGGATAACAAT GGCAATGCTGCCATCCACTACTGCGTTTCTCACTGCAATTTCGACATTGTGGCCTTGCTCCTGGACACCGAGGTGTGTGACGTGCGGCGACCCAACAAGGCGGGCTACACCCCTGCCATGCTTGCCTCCCTTGCTCAGGTGCAGAACGACGACCATCGCCACATCATCCTTCGTCTTTTCGCTGCCAGTGACATCAATGCTCGTGCTGAGCAG acagggcagacagcgCTGATGCTGGCGACCAGTCAGTGTCGGACGGACATGGTTCAGCTGCTGTTGGACGCGGGGGCTGACTGCAACATTCAGGATTTCGACGGCTCCACCGCTCTCATGTGTGCCTGTGAGCACGGGCACTCTACCATCGTACAGCTCCTGCTGGCCCACTCCAACTGTGACGCCAACATCGCTGATAAT GAGAATAGCACAGCTCTGTCCATCGCCATGGAAGCAGGCCACAAGGACATTGGCGTCATTTTGTACAAGCATCTGAATTTCTCCAAGACGGCTAGCCCT